Part of the Spiroplasma endosymbiont of Poecilobothrus nobilitatus genome is shown below.
GCTGATATTATTAATAGTAATGGTCAAATTAGTGTTGATAGTGATGGTAAAGCAACTGCAAAACGAGAAAGTAAAAATAATCCTGCTTTAGGGAAATATTGAGCAAGTTTAGGCGATGTTTTTGTTAATGATGCATTTGGAACTGCGCATCGTGCTCATGCTTCAAATGTTGGAATTGCAGAAAATATTGCTGAATCATGTTTAGGATTTTTAGTGGAAAAAGAAGTAAAAATGTTATCACGAGGAGTAGACAATCCAGCTAAACCATTTGTTGCTATTATTGGTGGTGCAAAAGTTTCCGATAAAATTGGGGTAATTGAACATTTATTAACAAAAGCAGATAAGATTTTAATTGGTGGTGGAATGGCATATACTTTTTTTGCTGCTCAAGGTCACAAAATTGGAAATTCATTATTAGAAGTTGATAAAGTTGAAATTGCTAAAACATTTTTAGCGAAAGGAAAAGGAAAAATTATTTTACCAATTGATGTATTAGAAGCGCCTGAATTTGCTGATGTTCTAGCAAAAGTTACAACAGGATTGGATATTGATGATGGTTATATGGGATTAGATATTGGTCCCAAAACAATTGAATTATTTAAAAAAGAATTAGCGGATGCAAAAACGGTTGTTTGAAATGGACCAATGGGAGTTTTTGAATTTAAAAATTATAGTATTGGAACAAAAGCTGTTTGTGAAGCAATTGTTGAACTAAAAGGAGCCTTTACTTTAATCGGAGGAGGTGATTCAGCTGCAGCGGCAATTCAATTAGGATATAAAGATAAATTTACGCATATTTCAACTGGTGGTGGTACTAGTTTAGAATATATGGAAGGTAAACCACTGCCTGGAATTGAAGCTGTTCAAAATAAATAATATAATAAAACGACAAAATGTCGTTTTTTTGTAAATATAACATAATGGAATACTTTAATTTTGTAGAAAACTCTTGATATTTATAAAATATACCTAAAATTAGGTATATTCTTAATATAAGAGGTGAATAATTAATGGAAAAAATAATTGAAGAATTAATAAATAGTTTAACAGATAATCAATTTTTAGAATTTCATAAAAAAGTCAAAAAAGAATCAGAATTAATTAAAAAACAAAAACGCTTAAATGAAATTGATCAAAAATTTAGGGATAAAGGTATTAAATGTCCTAATTGTCAATCTTTTTATTGTGTTAAAAATGGTCATAATCCTGAAGGAAAACAAAAATATTTATGCAAAAAATGTCGTGCTAGTTTTGATGCTTTTCGTGATCATTTTACGTATTGAAGTCATTTAAATTATGAACAGTGAAATTTATTGATTCAAATTTCATTATTAGGCCAATCTAGTAAAATGATTTCCCACTTTATTAAAATATCACCGAAAACCGCTTGATATAATCGCCAAAAAATAATGAAATCAAAACAATTAGAAAACACCCAATTAAAATTTAAAACGTTAAATGGCCAAATTCAAATCGATGAAACATTTATTAAAGAAATCCACAAAGGTAATTTTAAAGATAAATTTGATAAAAGAAAAATTCATCTTGATTCATTTTCAACCAACACTAAATGTTGTGTTCAAATGGCTGTTGATAGCAATAATAATATTTATGTTAAATCAACCAACACAAAACGATTACAAAAACAGTGAATTATTGAAAATATTAATAAACAATTAATCAAAGAAAATTCAATTATTATTTCTGACATGCAACCATTATATTTATTAGTAGCAAAACAAACAAATTCTATTTTATTAGCAACTAAAACTAGTACAAATCCTGATGCTAGTTATCGGAAGTTAAATAAAATTAGTAAATTACAATCAAATCTTAAAGAATCCTTAATTCATTATCATGGCTTATGTTTCACGAACATTCAAAATTATTTAAATCTCTGAAAATGAAAATACCAGCATAAAGGTTTAACGCCAAACCAACAATCATCGGTATTATATTTTAACGTATAAAAAAGTTAAATAACAATATTAAAAGTTTATATAATTTTCTTTTAAAGTTATCATATTGATGATTTTTTTTATTTCATCAAGAGTTTTCTACAAAATTAAAAATGGAATAACTATACTGAATATGTAAAGAAAAGTTTACATAAAAAATAAAATTTATTTAGGATTGAGTTATTCTGTATTCAACAGGACTTAATCCCTTTAATTTTCTTTGTGGTCTAATTTCATTATAAAATTTAATATATTGTGGAATCATTTTATATATATATTCTTTGTTTCTAAAAATACGTTTTAATGTTTCAAAAAATTCAGTTTTAAAAGTTCCAAATCAAGATTCAGTATGACCATTATCTGGCGAAGATCCTCTTCGTGACATTGAGATTATTATTCCTAATTTTTTACACAAATTTGTAAATATAAAATTTGTATAATGAAATCCTTGATCAGTTTGTAAAATTCATGTTTTTGGTTTCCCTGCTTTTACTCAAGCATTAATTATATTTTTTACCACAAAAGGCATATCTAGAGTTTTACTAATTTGGTAATCTAAAATTTCATTAGTATGAAAATCTTTTACTATAGATAAATAATATGTTTTGTTATTAGTAGTTAAATATGTAATATCTGTTCCAATTTTTTGGTTAATTCCAGTTGTAGAAAAATTTCTATTTAGAATATTTTCATATCTTAATTGACCAGAAAGTTTTTTATAATTGAATCTTTTTTTTCTAATTATAGCTTTTAATTTCATTTGTTTCATATATCTATATACTACTCATGGATTAAGATCTAAATCATATAATTTTTTTAGTCATAATGCAATCATATTATAACCATAGATTCTTTTAAAATTATGATATGTTGATTGAATAATATCAACAATTAAATTATTTCATTTATTATATTTTGGTTTCCCCAAACATAATCATTTATGATAACCAGCTCTGGAAACTTTAAATATTTTACACAAAGATACAATTGTATAAATATTAGAAAATTCATAAATTTTTTTATATTTATTTTTTACGCTTAGGGATAAGTACTTTGATAATTCTTC
Proteins encoded:
- a CDS encoding phosphoglycerate kinase, which produces MTNKKELKDVQVKGKKVLVRVDFNVPMKDGQVTGDNRITAALPTIKYLLAQEAKVILFSHLGKVKTADDLEKRDMAPVAKVLEQKLGQQVKFINSFEGKQLEEAINEMHNQDVILFQNTRFADIINSNGQISVDSDGKATAKRESKNNPALGKYWASLGDVFVNDAFGTAHRAHASNVGIAENIAESCLGFLVEKEVKMLSRGVDNPAKPFVAIIGGAKVSDKIGVIEHLLTKADKILIGGGMAYTFFAAQGHKIGNSLLEVDKVEIAKTFLAKGKGKIILPIDVLEAPEFADVLAKVTTGLDIDDGYMGLDIGPKTIELFKKELADAKTVVWNGPMGVFEFKNYSIGTKAVCEAIVELKGAFTLIGGGDSAAAAIQLGYKDKFTHISTGGGTSLEYMEGKPLPGIEAVQNK
- a CDS encoding IS1/IS1595 family N-terminal zinc-binding domain-containing protein, which produces MEKIIEELINSLTDNQFLEFHKKVKKESELIKKQKRLNEIDQKFRDKGIKCPNCQSFYCVKNGHNPEGKQKYLCKKCRASFDAFRDHFTYWSHLNYEQWNLLIQISLLGQSSKMISHFIKISPKTAWYNRQKIMKSKQLENTQLKFKTLNGQIQIDETFIKEIHKGNFKDKFDKRKIHLDSFSTNTKCCVQMAVDSNNNIYVKSTNTKRLQKQWIIENINKQLIKENSIIISDMQPLYLLVAKQTNSILLATKTSTNPDASYRKLNKISKLQSNLKESLIHYHGLCFTNIQNYLNLWKWKYQHKGLTPNQQSSVLYFNV
- a CDS encoding IS3 family transposase, coding for MKKQNNKEFKLNIINLYKSGKPVKLLSKEYNVSWHTIYLWIKTYNAKGEESLEWGHGTQIKSGTRKRGVANKPLELMTKKEIYEYAKQFEELSKYLSLSVKNKYKKIYEFSNIYTIVSLCKIFKVSRAGYHKWLCLGKPKYNKWNNLIVDIIQSTYHNFKRIYGYNMIALWLKKLYDLDLNPWVVYRYMKQMKLKAIIRKKRFNYKKLSGQLRYENILNRNFSTTGINQKIGTDITYLTTNNKTYYLSIVKDFHTNEILDYQISKTLDMPFVVKNIINAWVKAGKPKTWILQTDQGFHYTNFIFTNLCKKLGIIISMSRRGSSPDNGHTESWFGTFKTEFFETLKRIFRNKEYIYKMIPQYIKFYNEIRPQRKLKGLSPVEYRITQS